DNA from Petroclostridium xylanilyticum:
TCTGCCAAAAGCTAAGGTCGAAGTTGTTGACCCAATATGCCTGGCAGCTAAATTGGTTGATATTACCGACAGGTTATTCCCAACTGATAATGTAGATCTGGCAGCAATACCTGAAAGTGTATGCAGATGCTTTGACGATGACCTGGTAGCAGGAGTTGAAAGAAAAAGAGTATTTGTTACTCTTGGATTGTTCTCAATCATCAAAATTGAACGAAATGTTCAGTTACTCATTCCTGCTTTTGATTTCTGTGTACCGGAGAAAGAATGTATTGCAGCTACTGAAGACAATCCTTGTGAATTGTTTGAAAGAATCAGATTCCCGGTTGACGAGTTCTTCCCACCTCAAAAATGTGATTTTGAGAGTGCGCAAGAAGCATTTACTGAGAATAATAATAACAATAACAAACCTCACCGCAAATAATATACAAAGAAAGCTCCACAGAAATGTGGAGCTTTTTCCTTATATCAGAATATTACTTTTTCTGTATAAAATTATCACATCTGCTCATAACTAATATCATAGTGTTTACCTACACTCTAACACTAACTTACTGTCCACTAAAAATAATATATTACAATATTAAAATTTTGAAATGGAGGCAAGTTATGAAAAGACTTTTAAGTATTGTACTGGTTGTTTTAGTAATATTTTCTGTGAGTGCATGTGCCCCGGCCAGACCCACTCCTCCACAGGCATCACCAACACCATCACCGTCTCCATCGCCAGTACCTTCTCCATCTCCATCACCCTCTCCAGCAGCAAGTCCATCTCCTTCTCCTAGTCCATTGCCTTCACCAGGACCAGGAAGCACCAGCTATAAAGATGGGACGTATACAGCTGACGGTGATAAATGGCAGTACGGAAATGAGAATGCTACTGTAGTGATCAAAGACGGCAAGATGACAGATATTACACTTAGACGTTTAGATACTGAAGGCAAAGAAGTAAACTATGACGAGTGGGCCGGTCAGGAGGTCGACGGCAAAAAAAGACCTAACTTAAAACAGTTTAGAAAAGATCTGGCAAGCAAAATGCTTGAGAAACAAACATACGAAGTGGACTCTATCTCTGGAGCTACCGTTAGCTCAAACAACTGGAAGTTAGCTGTCCAAAGAGCCTTAAAAGCAGCCTTAAAATAACATTTTGTTTTTCTCATTTTGAATGAGTGGACAAGTTAGAGTGTATTATTTAAACATTATAAAATAACATATTTCTCACCTTATCACATATATTCCATAAAAATGGCGAGTCATTCGACTCGCCGTGATCTAATCTCTAATTCCAATAATCTATATAAAATATTCTATACCCTTTGCATGCTGTTTCTCGACTTCAGGCTATCTCCCCTGCCCATATCCACCTCAAAACCTGCTGAGTTAATCCTTCTTTCGATGCACTGCCTGCAATGGGCTGCTTCATCTCCCGTACAAATCTTATTTTCATATAATTCATATTTAGCTCTCACCGCTGTTGGAGAAAGGTTTGGCATTACTACATTTGCACCTACTTTTAAGGCTAATTCCCTTCCTTTTGGATGCAATGTTCCCATTGCCGTTGTTGCCGGCAGCAGACAATCCGGTACCAGCAAACGCGCAAATGCCAGCATTACAAGTGTATCTTCAACTGTACCTCCTTTGGAACCTTTTAAAGGCGTTTCCCTGTGGGGAATAAAGGGACCTATCCCTATCATATCCGGCTCCAATTCTTTCAAGAAACATAAGTCTCCTGCCAAATCTTCTGCTGTCTGTTCAGGAAGTCCAACCATAAACCCGGCTCCTACTTGGTAGCCGATTTTCTTTAGTGTCTTTAGACAATTTATCCTGTTATCAAAATTCATTGTAGGGTGCAATTTTTCATACAAATGCCTGGACGCTGTTTCATGCCTTAGTAAAAACCGGTCGGCACCTGCTTCAAAAAGATTTCTATATACCTCTTCACTTCTTTCCCCTATGGAAAGGGTAATCGCTACATCAGGAAATAATTCTTTAATTTTTCTTATGATTCCTGTCAATATTTCCTCTGTATACCAGAAATCTTCCCCGCTTTGCAGCACGAAGGTCCTATAGCCCAGCCGATAGCCTTCCCTGCAGCATTCTATGATCTCATCGGGGGTAAGCCGGTATCTATCAACCTTCCTATTGGACGCACGAATACCACAGTAGAGACAATCCTGCTTGCATATATTGGAGAACTCAATAAGCCCCCTCATGAAAACTTTATTGCCATAATACTTTAGTCTGGTGCTATGGGAATAATCAAACAGGATTTTCTTATGCGCATCATCCAGATTCTTTAGTATATATACGATTTCTTCTTTAGTTAAATAATTTTGTTCATATAATTTATCCAATAAATCTAACATATTTATACCCCATTTGCTTTATTATCAAATATTTAACTGCTGCATAATTGTTAATGTAAAATCTTTAACGCTATCTATATATTATGTAAGGGTGCATTTAATTTAGTTGAAGAATATGATTAACAGGCTCTAAGCCTTTCCGCAACGTTCTTTCCATAATATTCTTCAACTAAAAAATATACACCCATTATGTAATTTTAGATTTGCATTTGATTTCATACTCTACCAGTTCTTTTACTGTAGGTTCTTTACCACAGAGCGGGCATGTCTCCCTTTTCTTCCATGGAATCACCCTGATATTCATACTTAATCCGTCAAATGACAGGATTCGTCCTGAAAGCGTATCCCCAATCCCCAAAAGGACTTTAACCACTTCAAGCGCTTGCAATGAACCAATGGTCCCCGTAATTGCCCCCAGTATGCCTAAGTCATTACAGGTAGGAATTACCCCGTCCTGAGGCGGTTCAGGATACAGGCACCTGTAGCACGGGGAATGGTCAGGTATGATTGTCATAAGAATACCTTCAAATCCAAGTACGGCCCCCTCTACCAAAGGTTTTTTCATAAAGTAACAGCAATCACTGACCAAATATCTTGCGGTAAAATTATCTACTGCGTCTACAATTACGTCGTAGTCTTGAATAATCTCTTCAATGTTATCTATATTCATCCTAAAAGGATATTTTATTATTTTTACATCCGGATTAAGTTTTCTTATTTTTTCCTCTGCAGAATCCACCTTTTTTTTTCCTATGTCTTCTGTAAAATGAAGTATTTGCCTCTGCAAATTCGAGATGGCAACTATGTCAAAATCTACCATCCCAAGTGTGCCAACGCCGGCTGCTGCAAGATAATAAAGGACCGGTGAACCCAGCCCCCCACTTCCTATTACAAGTACCCTGGATTTTAAAAGTTTTTGCTGTCCATTATAGCCGATGTCCTTTAATATAATTTGTCTTGAATATCTCAGTTCCTGATCTTTAGTAAGCACTTTATCACCCTAACTTATACAGTTACTTCTATAATTGATATACCGTTCTTTTCATTTATGCCATCATTTATCATACTATGCCTATCTATATAATACATTATTTTCTTGGTCTAAGCAAATATTTTTCTACGTAAAAAAATACTTTCAAATCATCGGCAAACGCCTTTGCATTTTGCTCAATATTGTATTGGTAAGCAATGTTCAGTATTTCTTCAACAGTTTGTTCTATAGTCTCTTCTACTCTCTTCTTTCCGGCTTTAATCATTTTCCCAAAGAAATAATTATAAACCTCATCAATCTTACTTTCGAAAACAAGCTTCCATGCTCTCCGGCATTGCTCTTCAGCATCATCCACATGGTAATTAACCATGTACATATTGTTACGGTCTGAAATTTTGTCGGCTTCTATCGAAGCTTTCCAAGACGCTTCAACGTCCACATCTCTGTTGACGCTGGTCTTTGACTACCAAGCCCCTTGGTGGTTACTTGGACTGGACTTGCACCAGTTAGCGAATTACGGCTTCGCCGGGCACGCTCGAAACCACTTTTACTATTCCCTAGGTCCGTTCACAAACAATAACTTATATATTTGCACCAAAATAAACGGCACCAGCGCCAATCCAAAAATGATTTTATATTCATTGATAGTAAGCGGAACGACTTCAAATATCCGCATTAAAGGTTGAAACTCCAATACGGAAATTAGCAATAACAAACCGATCGCAAAAGCAATCCAAATATATTTATTGGAAAATATCCCTATTTTAAAGATGGATTCTTTTGTCCTACAGTTAAATCCGTGTAAAATTCTTGTCAGGCATAAGGTTGCAAAGGCCATGGTTCTTGCAAGTTTCACATCACCTATATTTAATCCTATGTAAAACGCAATAATTGTACTTACTGCAATTAAAAATCCCTCGATGAGCACCTCCAATCCAAAGGATCGATTAAGTATCGGCGTATTTATATGTCTAGGCTTTTCCTTCATCACGTTTTCCTTATGAGGCTCAACACCGATTGCAATAGCCGGAAGACTATCTGTCACTAAATTAATAAACAATAAATGAACTGGCGCAAAAGGATTGGGCAATGCTGCTAGGGATGCATATAGTACAGACAAGATTCCTGCTGTATTTCCAGAAAGCAAGAATTTAATAGAGTTTTTTATATTCGCATATATATTTCTACCATTAGAAACTGCTTTTACGATGGTAGAAAAATTATCATCCGTTAATATCATGGCTGCTGCGTCCTTAGCAACCTCTGTCCCTGTAATTCCCATTGCAATCCCTATATCCGCCTGTTTCAGCGCAGGCGCATCATTCACTCCATCACCCGTCATGGCAACCACATTACCTTTTTCCTGCCAAGCTCTTACGATTCTTATTTTGTGCTCTGGTGAAACCCGGGCATAAACCGAAATACCTTTTACCTTATCTTTAAGCGCTTCATCACTTAGTTTATCTAATTCATAACCCTCCATCGCTTCTGATTCATCTCGTAATATGCCAATTTGCTTCGCAATGGCGGAAGCAGTGATCTTATGGTCCCCGGTAATCATAACAGTTTTGATGCCTGCACTAATACAATTCGCTACCGCTTTCGCCGACTCTTCTCTTGGTGGGTCCATCATCGCAATCATTCCAATGAAGGTTAATTCCTTTTCATCTTCTACATCAATCTTTTTTCCCTCTTCGATCTCTTTATAGGCAAAAGCTAGAACTCTCAACCCGTTTCTTGAAAAATCAAAATTTACATTTTCTATCTCCTTTTTGTGCTGCTCTGTTAATTCCTCTACTCCAACGGATTTTTCTATTTTGATGCTTCTTTTGAGCAACACATCTAAAGCTCCTTTTGTGATCATCACCGTTCTTCCATCGATCTTATGAACAGTGCTCATCAGCTTTCTGTCTGAATCAAAAGGAATTTCTCCGGTTCTTGGATAGTTTTTTCTAATCTCTAACTCATCCAGTTCATAAATACTCCCTAAATTAACAAGTGCGACCTCTGTTGGATCTCCAATTTCTTTATCATTAGTAGTGATTGCATCGTTACATAACAAGGCCATCAATACTAGTCTTTTCTCCAAGGCTTTATCCTGGTCTAATTCATCGGAAGCTAACACTTTGTCATCTACGTAGACTTTTTTCACTGTCATTTTATTTTGGGTTAAAGTTCCGGTTTTATCGGAACAAATAACCGAAACACTACCTAAACTTTCCACCGCATGCAATCTTCTAACAATGGCATTTTCATGAGCCATCTTTTGCGTTCCCAAGGCAAGTACAATCGTCACAATAGAACTTAACGCTTCAGGAATAGCCGCTACCGCTAAAGATACCGCAAACATAAAAGACTCAATCAACAGATGCCCTCTAAATATATTGAGAGCAAAAATCAATGCACATATAGCCAATATTACAACTGCTAATTTTCTACCAAAATTATCTAAATTTGCTTGTAGAGGGGTTTTCTTTTCTTTTGCATTTTTTAAAAGTGTTGCAATTTTACCTATTTCTGTATTCATCCCGGTCGCTGTAGCAACTGCAATGGCTCTTCCATAGGTCACAAAACTTCCGGAAAAGACCATATTTATTCTATCTCCAAGGGCTACATCATCCTGATCTATGACATCTGCTATTTTTAGCACACTTTCTGATTCCCCTGTTAAGGAACTTTCATTGACTTGAAGACTATGATTTTCAATAATTCTACCATCAGCACTGACATAATCTCCCGCCTCTAAATATAAAATATCTCCTACCACCACTTCTCTAGAAGGAATCTCTAGCTTCTGTCCATTTCTTAAGACTCTCGCTACCGGTGAAGAAAGCGCCTTCAAGCTCTTTAAAGATTCCTCCGCTTTAATGTGTTGTGCAGTACCCAATAGGGCATTAATGAAAATCACCACAAGAATGACAATTGCACTTTCTATTTTATTAAAAAACATCGAAATGATAGCAGCCCCAATTAATATCAACACCAAAAAATCTTTAAACTGCTCTAGAAAAACCTGAATCACACTTTTTCTAGCTACTTCCGTTAATTCGTTGAATCCGTATTCCGTTCTTCTTTTTTCTACCTCCTCATCCGTTAATCCTTTAGAGGTTACCTTTAAACTCTCCATGATCTCTGTAGCTGTTTTCCTATATGCTTCATTCATGATTCGTACCCCTTTCAATAAAATAAAGTAAGACTCCTATTATCATTGTAAGAAGGGCTGCTTTTCGCCCTTTTAATATAGAACTTTCATTTGACATAACTTCTCTCCTCCTCACACTAAACTCTAAATTCTACCTTTTGTTAATACGTCCTTAGGGCAAATGACACACATAACAAACCGTCCCACCGTCCTTGCTTAAAGTCCATAATATAAAAAGCCAATATTTGTAAACTCAATTCCAGTTAATAAACATTGGCTTACACTACGACTGGTATTTTAACCTTTCGTCTGGTCTTCCAAAAATTATTTATTAAGTTTTTTCTCATTTGCCATTAGCCATTTGACTTTTTAAATATATAACCCTCGATTTTAAGCCTTTTGCTGAAAATAGTATAGATATTGGTGCTACTTTCTCTAAATTTAGGGATTACTGTATAAATATTTTCATTTTACTGCACAAGTCTAGTCCTATAAGATAATAGATTTTTTTACATCCATATTCGTTAGCTCAAAAGAAAGATTTCTATTTAACCCAAGTATTTTTACCAAATTACAGGCATCGATATCGTTTTGTCTAAAGAGGACATAGTGTCCTATTGAACGTATTATGGATAAAGGCATATTACTCAAAGTTTCATGAAGAAAAATATATTTAAAGTTTTCCATTTGAATTCCACAATAAGTATTTGAGAACTCTTCATCAGGAATTAAATCAATAGTAAATTTATTGAGCACTATATTCAAACGTTCATTATAACATCGGTTATCCGTATCTAATTTTCTCATTATAACAGCAAAAAGTTCACCTGCATACATAATCCTATCAATTGACTTAATTTTAAGTATATTTATGCCTCTTTGATTCATCTCACTTATAATATTTGGTATGCAAAAGAAATCGCCTGCACTCAGTTTTAAATGATATTTTTTTTCAAATTGTCTGACATATTTTGAATTTTTAAATCGCTTGTACTGGTTTATATCTCCCTCTGAATCAATAATAATTACTTTCTCTTTTTGTGAAAGATATTTTATATATTTTCGTAAAGCATATTTATGCCCGGACCAGGGCAACCCTAAAAATGCAATATTTTTATTGAAGTTATATAGATTATCTAATACTTTTTCAGAGTGTTCTGCCCAGTTTACAATTTGTTTATTTAATTGCACCTGTGCGGAAACATGCTTTAATATGGTATTCATCTAAGCACCTCCAATATTAGTATAAAAGTAATGAGTAGAATAGAAGCAATCCACAAAAGCATAAGTTACTTCTATTTTGATAATCATTTATGCTGCTCAGTGGTATGACCAATTTACCAATATGAATTATCTGCAACTATTATTACCAGGTCATATTACTTTATACTATATTATATTCTATATTAAAATAAAAATTCCTGCAAAAAAACAAATAAAAAATTTTATCTACAGGTATCATTTTGACCACCCTTTCAGACTGACATCATATAATCTGAATTAGATTGAATTAAAATCAATAGTAATTGCTATACACATTGATAATTTGATTTTTCATTAATGAGAAATATATCTGTATTTAAACACAAAAAACTCTGCATCCAAACCTAACAAGTCGGGTGCAGAGTCTCACTAAAATTAATTTAACAATTAATTTAACAAAACCGGGTATTACAACCGAACTGACGATTTTGTTCCCTGTTGCAAAACAGGGTGTTACTCCCTCTGTCCACATTATATCCTATTTTTTGTCAAACATAGTTGAAATAAATTGATTATCTTAATAAAAATATTGCAATCAGCAATCCCAGTATTGCAAGAAAAATTATTGGATAAAATACAAAAATATAACTTCCTAAAACATCACGCAATATTCCTGAAATTAAAACTCCCAATATTGCCCCTGCACCATACGCAGTAAAGACAAAACCATAATTCTTACTGTAATATTTGGGACCAAAAAATATTGCAGTAGCTGTGGGGGCTATAGCCAACCAACCGCCAAGTGTCAACCAAAACAATGAAAAGGAAAACACATACAAAACGACTGCCCCTTCCTTTGCCATTAACATTAAACCCGATGACAAGATTACTATTATATATGATATTATTGAAGCATTTAAGGGATATAATTTATCTGTAAGCCAACCAAATAAAGGCCTTCCAACCCCATTAAAAATAGCAAATAATGATACCGTCAGTGCAGTAGTTTTGTAATCCAACCTTATAACTTCTTCTCCAACTGCACTTGTTATTCCTACAGTCATAAGTCCAATCAACGTCCCTATTGTATAACATATCCAAAGTCCATAAAATCTTGAAGTTTTTAGCATCTTTTTTGTATCTACATCTGAAAATTCCATATGATTTTTACTTTGGTTTTTATTTTCAATAATTGATTCTTGGTTTGGAAATTTAAAAGGTAATGCTAATAGTAAAATAATGATTAAGAATGTTATTCCTAAAATTTTAAAAGTCTGAGGCAAACCATAGAAATCTATAAGCAATCTGGCCAAAGGTGCAGTTACAAAAGGAGATAGACCAAAACCTGATAAAGTTAAACCCACTGCTAATCCTTTTTTATCAGGAAACCATTTTGAAATTACTGCAATTGGGACCCCGTAAACTATCCCAACACCCCCACCGGCAATTATACCATATGTTATTGCCAGTATATTAATATTCCAGGCATATCCTGATAAAATCCATCCAATACCAACAGCCATTCCTCCTACCATAATCATTGTCCTGGGACCACATCTGTCTATAAATCCCCCTGATATAGGCATTAAAACTGCATATGCCGCTAAAAACAGCATATATGGTAACCCACTTTGTGTTGCACCTATATTAAATAAATTTTCAAGAGGTATTCTAAAAATACTCCATGAATATATTGTCCCTAGACACATAAAGATTATTATTCCTAAAGGAATAAACATCCATCTGCCTGTTTCTGGTGACATACCAAAAATTTTTTCCTCTTTCATGTATTATCCCCTAGCAATTTTATTTGATGATTTCTTCAAGCCCTTGAGTTATTTCTTTATCTATTTTTTCCATATATAAGGTCAATTTTTCTCTTATCTTTAAATCTTTAATGCTTAACATCCTGGCAGCCAGTAACCCGGCATTAGCTGCACCATTAATAGCTACTGTCGCTACAGGCACTCCTTTTGGCATTTGGACTATGGAAAGTAATGAGTCCATTCCATCTAAACTTCTGGATTTAACCGGGACTCCAATTACCGGAATACACGTTAAAGAAGCAACCATACCCGGCAGATGTGCTGAGCCACCGGCACCTGCAATTATAACTTCAATTCCTCTTTCTTCTGCTGTTTTAGCATAGCTATGCATTTTATCCGGAGTCCTGTGTGCCGACACAATATTTATTTCGTAGTCAATACCACATTCTTTAAGTACCTTAGCAGCTTCACTCATAACAGGAAAATCAGAATCACTTCCCATTATTATTCCTACCTTAGGAAAACAACCGTTCCTCTCTTTGCAATCCACCCTATTTCCCTCCAATTTATAAAGGTTTGATTTTTATATTTTCAAGTGCTTTTAATGCCTTTTCTTCCGCTTTTTTTAAAGAGTCATCCAAAACAGTAATATGACCAATTTTTTTCAGTTCATCTGTCGAGTGTTTACCGTACAGATGAAGGTAACATCCCTCTTCTGCCAGCACAGACTCAATACCTTCAAAGGTATATTTACCTTGTACCATATCATTTCCCAATATATTTACCATCGCACATGGAGAAATTAATTTGGCAGGACCCAGCGGCATCCCCGTAATAATCCTTATCAACTGTTCAAATTGTGATGTGACGCACCCTTCTATCGTATAGTGTCCTGAATTATGAGGCCGTGGTGCTATTTCATTTATATATATTTTTCCATCTGAATTAAGAAACATCTCTATACAAAATACCCCTACATCCTCTAATACTTCTAATACTTTTTTTGCTATGTTTTTAATTTCCGTTTCAATATCATTATCTATACTTGCAGGTACTCTGGTTAAGTTTAATATGCTGTTTTTATGAATATTTTCGACAACAGGGTAATATACAATTTCTCCATCAAACCCTCTAGCGGCTATTATTGATAATTCACATGTAAACTCAACAAATTGTTCTACCATCAATTCATTTTTTTTAAGTGTATTATAAACTGTTTCTATGTCCTTTTTATCTCTTATAATAACATTTCCTTTGCCATCATATCCGCCTGAACAGGTTTTCAATACCAGTGCATTTCCAAACTCTTCAAATTTCTGTATAATATCTTCTTTACTTTTAACTTTAGAAAAAGCAGGTACTGGCAACCCAACACTTTTCAATAATGATTTTTGTTTATATTTATCCTGAATCTTTTTTAATGTTTTGCCAGAGGGATACACACTGTACCCCTCCGACTCCAAACAGCATAATATATCAGCATCTATATGTTCAAATTCATAAGTAACAACATCGGTCAGCTCTGCTAATCTTCTTATCGCATTTTGGTCTGAAAACGAAGCAATTATTTGGTTATCTGCTACCTGTCCAGCCGGAGAAGCAGGGGTGGGGTCCAGTATTGTAACATGGTATCCCATCCTCTTAGCTGCCATTGTCAGCATTCTTCCCAGTTGTCCTCCACCTATTATCCCTATTTGGGCCGGTGGTTGCAATATTTTTTTTCTTCTGTTAATCATCGGATCACCTTTCTATTGATTAACCTAAATTCTCATTGGTATTAATTCTAAATAATCTTTAAGGGTTCCATCACTCATACAGCATTCAATAATTTGCTTCCCTAAAGGATTTAAATCAGGTGATATAAATTTTGTAAGTTCTTTCTTAAAAAAGTCAGTTAGTATTTTTGCTCCGGCGTCATATCCTTCATTTCCTACCTCAGGTTGACAATTAACCTGTAAAAAGCCTTTAGATAAATATTTCCCATCAATTTTTAAAGTTTCCAATGAATAACCTAAAAGTGAACACCTTGATGCAACTAGCTGTTCCGACCTGAATTTAGCACTTCCACGTCTGGCCAGATATTCTCTTGCTATCCATTGAGGCATAAACCCAACTTTATAAACACCTACGTGCTGATTTGGGACAAGTATATACCTGGTATTAGTAGTGTTAATAATTTGCTCCAGCAAAAGATTTGCCTGATCAACCATTTTCCCCGTTGCAAAGGGCCAATAAGACCCTACACCTTCACTACTCATTCCTACAGTATCTGTAATACTGGGATTATCATGTCCTCTAGGTGCTACCAGTCTCCACAGCCACGCAAGACTTGGAGGCAATACATGGAAAAATCCTATTATGCCATAACTCGGCCTTTCCTTTGTGCAAGACGGTGTCCTCACACCAAAACTTCTGATATCGACCTCCACAGGTTCATCCACTACATTCGGGACAAACCGTCTGGGCATAATAACCCTTGGATTGGGACAGGGCTTTCCTGGTTCATCCATTGTATGCTCCCAGATAAGGCATGTAGAACCTGGAATACCTTCAAGATTTAAAAATATCAGAGGTTCTTTCGGATGAATGCATAATTTTTCATAATGAGGGTCGGTCCCATATTTGTTTATATGGTTTATCCTTAAAAACCATCCTTGTTCTGCATCTTTTACAACTAACTTTTTACTTCCATTTTGCAAAGAAGGATGACATAACGCCATATCAT
Protein-coding regions in this window:
- a CDS encoding FMN-binding protein yields the protein MKRLLSIVLVVLVIFSVSACAPARPTPPQASPTPSPSPSPVPSPSPSPSPAASPSPSPSPLPSPGPGSTSYKDGTYTADGDKWQYGNENATVVIKDGKMTDITLRRLDTEGKEVNYDEWAGQEVDGKKRPNLKQFRKDLASKMLEKQTYEVDSISGATVSSNNWKLAVQRALKAALK
- the hydE gene encoding [FeFe] hydrogenase H-cluster radical SAM maturase HydE, translating into MLDLLDKLYEQNYLTKEEIVYILKNLDDAHKKILFDYSHSTRLKYYGNKVFMRGLIEFSNICKQDCLYCGIRASNRKVDRYRLTPDEIIECCREGYRLGYRTFVLQSGEDFWYTEEILTGIIRKIKELFPDVAITLSIGERSEEVYRNLFEAGADRFLLRHETASRHLYEKLHPTMNFDNRINCLKTLKKIGYQVGAGFMVGLPEQTAEDLAGDLCFLKELEPDMIGIGPFIPHRETPLKGSKGGTVEDTLVMLAFARLLVPDCLLPATTAMGTLHPKGRELALKVGANVVMPNLSPTAVRAKYELYENKICTGDEAAHCRQCIERRINSAGFEVDMGRGDSLKSRNSMQRV
- a CDS encoding DUF4914 family protein, coding for MEKNILKKFILPKELENILTKGTKVVIPENRDHLIRLAMGGEDKDIFEVAYDIPGNGRVVEATVARCKNGAAVNYTDIYMRRRDPDCMVVADRRETDKPRYQDRYGENFEPLRNTTFGWLEKQNLIVMPFMAGGQELGYPALLVAPDNAGFFAAGLADLQGFIPKDSIPDGFKPKAIIYLAPPFRHTHFNQKQIVVHNRLDGMHELFSYNLYPGPSAKKGIYGVLLNIGEAEGWVTVHGSTVRVVTPYDNIITIMHEGASGGGKSEMIEQIHREMDGRIVLGKHTVTGEKLYLELTDTCELQPVTDDMALCHPSLQNGSKKLVVKDAEQGWFLRINHINKYGTDPHYEKLCIHPKEPLIFLNLEGIPGSTCLIWEHTMDEPGKPCPNPRVIMPRRFVPNVVDEPVEVDIRSFGVRTPSCTKERPSYGIIGFFHVLPPSLAWLWRLVAPRGHDNPSITDTVGMSSEGVGSYWPFATGKMVDQANLLLEQIINTTNTRYILVPNQHVGVYKVGFMPQWIAREYLARRGSAKFRSEQLVASRCSLLGYSLETLKIDGKYLSKGFLQVNCQPEVGNEGYDAGAKILTDFFKKELTKFISPDLNPLGKQIIECCMSDGTLKDYLELIPMRI
- a CDS encoding HesA/MoeB/ThiF family protein, with protein sequence MLTKDQELRYSRQIILKDIGYNGQQKLLKSRVLVIGSGGLGSPVLYYLAAAGVGTLGMVDFDIVAISNLQRQILHFTEDIGKKKVDSAEEKIRKLNPDVKIIKYPFRMNIDNIEEIIQDYDVIVDAVDNFTARYLVSDCCYFMKKPLVEGAVLGFEGILMTIIPDHSPCYRCLYPEPPQDGVIPTCNDLGILGAITGTIGSLQALEVVKVLLGIGDTLSGRILSFDGLSMNIRVIPWKKRETCPLCGKEPTVKELVEYEIKCKSKIT
- a CDS encoding cation-translocating P-type ATPase, with product MNEAYRKTATEIMESLKVTSKGLTDEEVEKRRTEYGFNELTEVARKSVIQVFLEQFKDFLVLILIGAAIISMFFNKIESAIVILVVIFINALLGTAQHIKAEESLKSLKALSSPVARVLRNGQKLEIPSREVVVGDILYLEAGDYVSADGRIIENHSLQVNESSLTGESESVLKIADVIDQDDVALGDRINMVFSGSFVTYGRAIAVATATGMNTEIGKIATLLKNAKEKKTPLQANLDNFGRKLAVVILAICALIFALNIFRGHLLIESFMFAVSLAVAAIPEALSSIVTIVLALGTQKMAHENAIVRRLHAVESLGSVSVICSDKTGTLTQNKMTVKKVYVDDKVLASDELDQDKALEKRLVLMALLCNDAITTNDKEIGDPTEVALVNLGSIYELDELEIRKNYPRTGEIPFDSDRKLMSTVHKIDGRTVMITKGALDVLLKRSIKIEKSVGVEELTEQHKKEIENVNFDFSRNGLRVLAFAYKEIEEGKKIDVEDEKELTFIGMIAMMDPPREESAKAVANCISAGIKTVMITGDHKITASAIAKQIGILRDESEAMEGYELDKLSDEALKDKVKGISVYARVSPEHKIRIVRAWQEKGNVVAMTGDGVNDAPALKQADIGIAMGITGTEVAKDAAAMILTDDNFSTIVKAVSNGRNIYANIKNSIKFLLSGNTAGILSVLYASLAALPNPFAPVHLLFINLVTDSLPAIAIGVEPHKENVMKEKPRHINTPILNRSFGLEVLIEGFLIAVSTIIAFYIGLNIGDVKLARTMAFATLCLTRILHGFNCRTKESIFKIGIFSNKYIWIAFAIGLLLLISVLEFQPLMRIFEVVPLTINEYKIIFGLALVPFILVQIYKLLFVNGPRE
- a CDS encoding L-lactate MFS transporter, whose product is MKEEKIFGMSPETGRWMFIPLGIIIFMCLGTIYSWSIFRIPLENLFNIGATQSGLPYMLFLAAYAVLMPISGGFIDRCGPRTMIMVGGMAVGIGWILSGYAWNINILAITYGIIAGGGVGIVYGVPIAVISKWFPDKKGLAVGLTLSGFGLSPFVTAPLARLLIDFYGLPQTFKILGITFLIIILLLALPFKFPNQESIIENKNQSKNHMEFSDVDTKKMLKTSRFYGLWICYTIGTLIGLMTVGITSAVGEEVIRLDYKTTALTVSLFAIFNGVGRPLFGWLTDKLYPLNASIISYIIVILSSGLMLMAKEGAVVLYVFSFSLFWLTLGGWLAIAPTATAIFFGPKYYSKNYGFVFTAYGAGAILGVLISGILRDVLGSYIFVFYPIIFLAILGLLIAIFLLR
- a CDS encoding 5-(carboxyamino)imidazole ribonucleotide synthase, whose product is MINRRKKILQPPAQIGIIGGGQLGRMLTMAAKRMGYHVTILDPTPASPAGQVADNQIIASFSDQNAIRRLAELTDVVTYEFEHIDADILCCLESEGYSVYPSGKTLKKIQDKYKQKSLLKSVGLPVPAFSKVKSKEDIIQKFEEFGNALVLKTCSGGYDGKGNVIIRDKKDIETVYNTLKKNELMVEQFVEFTCELSIIAARGFDGEIVYYPVVENIHKNSILNLTRVPASIDNDIETEIKNIAKKVLEVLEDVGVFCIEMFLNSDGKIYINEIAPRPHNSGHYTIEGCVTSQFEQLIRIITGMPLGPAKLISPCAMVNILGNDMVQGKYTFEGIESVLAEEGCYLHLYGKHSTDELKKIGHITVLDDSLKKAEEKALKALENIKIKPL
- the purE gene encoding 5-(carboxyamino)imidazole ribonucleotide mutase, translating into MGSDSDFPVMSEAAKVLKECGIDYEINIVSAHRTPDKMHSYAKTAEERGIEVIIAGAGGSAHLPGMVASLTCIPVIGVPVKSRSLDGMDSLLSIVQMPKGVPVATVAINGAANAGLLAARMLSIKDLKIREKLTLYMEKIDKEITQGLEEIIK